The genomic interval TACAGTGCTTAAGAgtttagttattaatattatacgaAATGATTATATTGGCTTTAGGGTGTACTATCATAGCTCGATTTTTCGAGTACGCATGGCAGTGAGTAATTTACGTGCAGAATTATTGACCATCAATACAAACGCGTCATTTGTTGACGCATTGCGTTTGCGTAGGTACTTGAAAATCCCTGTTTTGCCGTGTTGATATATTAGATAACACGGCTCGAAGACCTTGATCAACGTGAAATGCTTTATTGAAATACAtgataacaattataaattatcTTTTTCATTTAGAAGTATCAAATGACACTTTAAACTAATTATGTAGTAAAATCGTTAGCAGAACATCATTCGCTATACATACTACTGTAGTACGTTGATTCAACTGGCTTTTTTCATTAGAAACACTGGTAATTCCTCCTGTTATAAATACTAATATAGATTGTCAAATTGTACCTAGGCTTATCTAATGTTCATggtgttttataatatttattgtattttgagGCTGGTGACTGAATAAAATCTTTCATTGGAGAGAACTGCAACTGCAAATAACAACCCCAAACAACTACCCCCCATAACCCCCTAAAAAAACCCAAACAACCCCCAAAAAACCATGTGGTATAGTATAACCTCATGAATAATTTACAGTTAAGTTGTTAATGATTTGCTGTCATGTTCTCGGTCTGCTTCGCATCGTCTTTCATTTAAGCAGGTTCATGTCAATTACGTTTTTCCCCCTATTATCACAATTCACGCCTTAGAGCTTAGGCTGAGATTATTCGTAATATCCCTCAATATGTAATCaactttatttaatatattcatGCTTTTGTTAATGGTTATTTCAGATTATTCTATAAGCCCTGGAATTATCACGTTTAATCTTAAAGtataattagaaattatattatttctaaaatgtattttatttttttcattgctGTCTGTTGCATTTATACCTTATGTACAAAAACCTACCGTACCTTACGTATTTATACGGGCATAATATGAGAAAGACATGCAAGATGAAACTTAACATTTTAAACACTTAACATTTGTTACTTATTAATGTGTACCATGGACCAATACACATCATTTGCACAAAGACTCGATTGTTCCACCTAATTGTACACACATAGTCTTCTGTACTATTTACTTTGATGCTGCGACCATCGTTCAACAAACTGTTAACTTGCATATGAATTGACATTGTCATTTACTTTGAAACCAAAGGTTCGTTTTTGTGTCCCTGTCCATTTGATCTATCAGACCTGTTAAAGTTTCATTTTCTGTGTAAATACTTGTTGCTTTGcaatacaagaaaaataaaaataaatgaactaACCTGTCTGTCTTCCTCTTTTCAACTTCTAACTCTCGATACGTTTGTTGAAGTTTATCCGTCATTATTTCCAATGTTCTGGTTAGTTTGTACTCTTCCTCAAATTTTTCTGACATAAGAACAAGTTCACGTGTGGCATCATGAACAGGAATGTCACTCACGTACAAAGACTTCCGTCGAAGCTCTTCCAGATTAACAATGCTTGGAGAACAGAGGAACAATATGTCACCAGACTTATTTATTTCCAtcatttgacctttgaacttaaTGCTCTGTGAATCACCATTTTCCGCAGAATCGTTTCCTAGGAGATGAGGTTTTGTACATAGTACATACATGGAGTTAAAATGACCTAAGAAATCTTGAATGGTAAAGTTGACATGTGGACGAATCAGGTCAAATATGTCAGTTAAACGGCAGTCTTGCGAGGTCAAGAATGGAAACAGACGTAGCATGGAGTCACCAGCTTGAAGTATCACAAAGTCGTTGTCAAAGATGATGTGGAATGGAAAGATGTGACAGAAGACTTCAGTTGATATTAACGGATGTTCTGGAAGAATTTCCATTGGTCCGGTGTCTTTTGCCGACTTTCCTTCTTCTTGAGGGTGATGCTCAATGATAGCCAATTGTACATGATCACAGTCTTCACCTTTTCGTTTTATAATTTCCACGTCGACATCAGCTTTATGTAGTTTATCAGAGATGGCTTTCACCAACCCGATGACAATGCTCTCGAGACCTGGACGCTCTGAGTAATAATGAAGAACCAAGGCCCCGTCACTTTCACGAAGGGTGCAACGGAAAGAGGGTGCTCTCATTCCTGGATAGATGGAAGCTAAATGGTCATGTAGAGCGTCAAGATTCTGCAAAAAGTCTGTCGTGTTGGAACCAAGTACCATTAGGATCTTTTCGTAGCCTGATTCCTGACAGAACCTGAAGAACATCCACCCGAATGCTTCAAGGAGGTCATTGACATCAACCTCTGTTAATAGAAAGCATAAGTTGTAGTAATAATGCTATGatattaaatgaatttataagacTGGACGTGTCAAAGTGTTACACGAGTCTCAAAAGTGTAGGCTTGTTTAATAATGGAAAATGTGCTTAGAAGATTGGACCAGATACCTCCCCACAAACAAGTTTTTACTGGTCAGAAATCAATagtttcatcattatcattatctgaCATGATTCTTGGTAGTGCTACTTAGCAGAACAATTATgcattttagtttgtttttcaTAGTTCGAACTCGCTGCCTCACTCTCCTTTCCCACGAAACTACTAACCTACAGTATACCCGGAGTATATCTTTTTCAGTTAACAGAATATAatatatgttaagatagtttaTAGTTGATTCCATGTGATTCCTTGACAAATATATCtcctttttctttcttttttatggTAGAAAATGACCTTGTCTTAAATAATGACTGTGTTCATTTAATATGAATGTATTGGAATGAAGTGAAAACTGTTTCAAGTTCATTTGAGCATCACTTATATCCCTGTTAATTGCCCTGCAATGATATTACACATATAACAACTTCCTCAATAAGCCTTCATTAAATCGGTTACAATATTGGTTAAGTAGGAGATGCTACTCGGTTAAATTACCCTACTCAAGTAGGCTTATAGGCTGCGGCATTCCTATGCGTGTGATAATGACAACATTATTTGTATCATTTTGGCGCACCTGCCCAAACCTATACCTGAAGTTCCATGGTATTTTCAGGCTATATGTCGCCTGAACAAACATTACAATTAAAAAAGTAATTCTTACAATCGCACACAAATACCACATCGCTTCGATGTCGGACAAGAAACACGTGTAAAAGTATTATTATCGGCCGTGAACATTTTAGCGTTATACTTTTTATAATAGCCCAGCTAAGATACAATCTTTAAGGTTAGGAGTCCTTGTAGTATAATACCGTAGGATGCCGTATACTCATGATAGACTACATTGTATCACACGGTGCTGTGTTGACCCATACAAGATAAGATGAACCCAAATTATATCATCTTCTGCGCTGGGTTAACCCCTATAGCATCACGCGGTGAGCATTTTTAATACCATCTTGATGGTTATCTATTGATGCATAGTATGGTTTTTTTTCAGATACCATCATTTGCACTCCTTCGGGTTAATTCTTTTCATACACTTTGCTGTGGGTTACAACTCTTATTTGAAATAGTTGAGGCCAGCAATTTTCTAACAACAACGGATAAACCAATCTCAAATATTAATCTGATTTTgaagtttaggcctatatagttgATGTGTGTAATTTCAGTCTAAACTTAGTGCCCTGTATTTTGTTGTTAGTTATAGGTGGGTAGTTTTGTTGTGTTGCTGTATCATGTTAACATATAtattcttatatatatatatatatatatatatttcttttaacaGCTTGCTTAAAAGTTACAAACCCTGAGAGCGCTTTGAATCTGCGTGTAAGCATTTTCACCATGTACGCTTTGAATAATCATAATATCATTTTTACtgatgattttattttacatgACATGGATTGTATGGATCCTAATAAATGattaagtatttatttatttatttcaacaatattttacgagggtggtccatccagccgaataAAAATGAATAGTTTTCCTACAATTTTCAAATATGATCGAGTTTCTAGGCCGAATGTCATTCGTAGGGTGCTCAGGAACGTATACCATTTTGATTTTCATCTATATACCGTAATGCAAACaagtttttatttatagaaagtttaatttagaagaaaagctataggcctaattgattGAATAATGCATGGTTGATATTTAAGACCAATACTgttgaaattgaatttaaatatcaCACAACGAATTTTTCTTTCGTGGTTGTATCTTAGACAAACCGTGACACgtttatcataattattcatATCAAAATGTGTATGCTCACTTTACATATTGGTACTCTTCTATATAAAATGTGATTATGATGTgatcaacaaaattaaattacgTCATTATCTACAGTgaatatcgaaaaaaaaatttgccGTAGGTtcgaaatgaattatacatgAAACAACAATGTTGTTCTAACACTGTCTGTAGACAATTACACCGAGCTCTTTTGGGATAGAGTTCTCATTTCTGTTGACATTTCCTATTGTTAACGAATAAACTCACGGGAGTTGGTTAATACGATTAATCAGGTTTTTGTTCAAACATCGAATCGTGCCGAGTTTCATTTTATATCCGTTTCATTATTTACAAATCCCCAAGACGATTCATAGATTCGgcattatattaaatgatactTGTAGTAATGTATAGTTTAATAATTGTGGTTTATTGACAAAAAATGATTATGGAAATGATACTCGATGACGACCCatgttattttaaaactaaacaaaaatgttcattatagaTGATAATTTTTGTCAGTTTACACAAAATCAATATCCATTACCAGCAGCCTATTTATATTGACGTTAAATTATCTATCTATACGATAATGCTCCGTAAAATAACGTTATGCCCTAAAGGCATTCGACCCCCGCATTCGACACACGCATCAGTATCTACTTTTTCGCCAGCTATGTCCCAAGAGGACATACTCATTAAGAAGCTTAGTTgttggagttgtggcttggtggttatgatgcttgtctaccactccaagggtcatgggttcaagtcccgtcacatgtcaggattttttctaagggccaaattactccactcccaaagacttgtaataagactttgtttatgtagagcatcttgtgtatatgtttgtcttgtgaagctctgagggtccctaatgatcagcgatagctggatggatcaccctcattaaatatggttaaaaaaaaaaaaaaaaaaaaaaagctttatCATCGTGGTAGCTATAGTTCTATACCATCTCGCCGTTTCTATATCCGTTTCAATTAATTAGTTGCTTGTATTCACCTACTATTTCCAAATTTAGAACAATAGTGGCATTAATAATGACTAACTAACTTACTAAGTATCTTAACTGCAGCTCCAACTAAGTCGAATGATAGTTGATCATCGTAAACCTGTCTCAGAAGAAAGTCTCCATCAACGTCTCCAGCAGCTTCTCGTCTGAAATGAATCAAACACAACATTTGCTACATTTATTTCTTAATAAAcctcattaaaaaaacatttgatgcTTTATTTTGAATAAGTATTTCTTCCTCGAAAATATTGACAAATCAAAAATAAGAGTTAGATAAATATTCTTGTTGGTATTAAATCTGCAAAACGGTCGAGTCAGATTCGTGCTTCCAAATTCTGGAactaacatacagtattaacatGTGTTTTATTGTCTTTGACATGAGTTAGGCTTGTTATTGGTAACATTTTGATGGACAGGCATTTGTGCTGTGCTATTATCTTGAGTCATGCCCATGAGTCGAAATTCTAATATGAGTTGTTTTTAAGCCAGGCCTACAATTATTCGAATTTCTGGTTatggtaggcctaatatatttgTGTGTTTATATAAGTGCCAATGTCTTTGAGCCAGGCCTCTGAGTCGAACTTCTAATATGAGTGTTATTGTTTTGCGAGGCCTACAATTAATCGCATTTCTGattatggtaggcctaatactgtgtGTATTGAGTGCCATTGTCTTTGAGTCAGACCTGGGTCGAACTTCTGATGAgtgttattgtttttaagcgAGGCCTACAATTAGTCTAATTTCTGATTAAGATAAGCCTAATATTGTTTATGAGTGCAAAATGTCTTTCTTTGAGTCTGGCCTGGGTcgaatattgtttttaagcGGATTTCTGattatggtaggcctaatattgTATGTTTATACAGTACAGCCATTGTCTTTGAGTCAGGCCTTGGTCGAAATTATGATTATGTGTCTTTATCAGAGTCTGAAGAGTTTAGAAAGCATGGGTAATTAGTTTTCGCCCCGTAATTACTTTTTCATAATTCCGTCAATTGAAAGTATGATAGATGGTTTAGTGTTTTGTGTAGAAGTGATTTCAATTGTCAATTGTAAGCAAAATGCATAACAATCAAGCTGCGAGAACCTAAAGTAGGCCTAACGACTATTCAAGtacaaattataaacaaaagtcaATACGGAAGTAGTCTACTTAAGGGAacatatgtaattattttactgcagttactgcagtaactgtacATTCTGTTtactctttaacctgtttattaTTTAGCAAGCTTAACTTGCCTTAAGtctgtcttttttatgttagtcctcTTTTCGATTTCTTTTtggtatacgtatgaaacgccatatgtgccaaaatattaatCTTTTTACTGATATTAACTAAAAACTCCGTCTAGAACATAGACTAGGTAATCATCTGTATACAAATAACTACATCACACAAAATGTCATTATAGTTCATTTAGttactgtagttactgcagtaactgagaataattttgacatgatccctaaCGAACAATTAACAAAAGCTTTTCATTTCCtgtttatgttatattttattgattttactcataaaaaatacaatataaaacgTCTGACGTCACTTATTAATTAAACACATAACTGTTAACAATGAAGATAATAATGGCATTATTAGtcttattatgtttttaataaagtgTCTTAAAATAGTGCACATGTGAGAGTTCTTCTCaattttaaagctcaggtacagacatgaattttaaatataatatttggttaattgtacataaattaaatatttgtaacataAATCAAGACGGAAAAACATGAATTCCCCTTAATAATGATCAAATACCAAATTTGGCAAATtttttccataaaaaccaggaaccCGTTTTtccagtagttaggtagttaacctaatgtaataacatgtggatatacggtggataatttttgctatagcatgaaaataaaaatctgaagttgaataaaaatatcagaaatgtgatattcaagttatattacctatatttaatcatctgataacatttttttccactccgtttatttttcatagctttttaaaatgcctctctatttgtgtacaaaagaatagagattttactgtgtaatttgagctatccccccactgataagaaagtgcttattttcaacaagctcgtgtaacacaaataaaatccccaaaattatgaaacataggggaaactacagatcgataattattggaatgtatgatcaatagaaatcgtttgcccgcacctggcctttaacatCAGTGAGGACAGTATAGGCTGTTTCGGTTGTCCAATCGATTTGCGTTTCATAGCTAGCAGCTCACTATTGTAAAAACATATCAGCCGTGTTACAACTGCTATTACATACATGGAATAAGCGTTCTTGTgtcaattatttaaataaaatttcggTTTTCTGGGCGGTCGGTTTTCGGAGATTCCACATCgttaagctccgtctacactatcaaagtgtaTGTGACAGAAAatggtgatgtgcccaaataaggtagtgatatgctgaaatatggtagtgatatcatgtccatatatgggcacatcacatttttttatcacataaagtttgatagtgtggacagagcttaacttatcaacataaacgTCAAGTGCTTCAATGTGCAATGAAGTAACTCAAGGATGGTCAGTGCGCTTGAATGATTGTGACAATAACATATCACAAAATAATGGTTACACTAAACATAATGATACTAATATATTAGTAGATTAGTCTCTATATTgtcataaattataaatttaaacttgaGTGTCATGGCAAGCAGGAACCGTCGCGTTGCAACGACGTGTGCACGTTGCCGTAAACGTCAGCACCGTTTTCTGTTTTGTGTATTGTACATCGTAAAAGTGATGATATTCAACTCCTCGTAAGATTGGTGATGCGAACGGGTGGATCTAGGATCATGCGTAGCGCGTTCAGAcgtttcttaagctctgtctacactatcaaactttatgtaacaaaaaattgtgatgtgcccataataatggacatgatgatgtcaaatcacttttttttgtcaaactagtttaaaagtgtagacatagcttcaCATTCCCTTATGATTTACCTAATTTCTCTAAACAAAGAATGTATATAAAGTTCTTATAAGTTGATTATTTTAGTGATACATTTTTTCTGTAAACCgggaaaataatatttaatatgacAAGCCGGAAAGGCCAAAAAACAGACACTGGTATTATGAACGACTAATTATTCTCAATTAGCACGTTTGTTATGAAACTGTGAACGTTGAATGTAATTTTACTCCGACGATTTTGCCAGTGTTACATTATTTATGAACACCTAATTTCTATGTGAACCTTTTCTGTATTTTTGTCGGCAACATGTCAATGGTTATATACGCATAATGTTTCTCAAAATTGTATGAAAATAGCAATAGTTAATTTTTGGGCCGAAATTTGGGCTGAATAAGTTTAGTCGCAATTTAGTCCTGGTCTTTGATTCGTCTTACAGTAATTCATTTCATCGATTTCATCCCTTCTCATACTTGATGGCCCAACCATAGTCTAGGTTTTACTTAATAttccttttaaaaaaaacactttggCATACATGGCGTGTCATAGCTACACTTGGGCTGAATTCACGtgttttctaaaaatagaaaagaaacaaagactaaagctgattttccactaggcgaatttgttagcgcgaatcgaaagcgttagcttatacgcatgcgtattcatgtttccatcttccaaatccctatctacgcatgcgtataaccTGACGCATTCGATTCGctcgaacaaattcgcctagtggaaaatcggcttaaagACGTAGTCTAGCCCAACCCCAACAATGAAGATGAACCAACTTGTCAAATATTACAACAGAGTTATATCCCGTAAAATTATTCAGAATTAAAATAGAATAAGATTGGAGTGAGAGACGGTGTTATATTTAGAACTCATTACTATTTTCACTGTTCCCGTGTCTTCACAATTGTGCTGTCTTGATGATAAGGACAAACTGCAGTCAAGTGTAACCAATTAAAGAAAGCCAATTAATATGCCAATCAAACACTGTTTGTTTcaagtaaacatttattttataaaacaaatatttagagTCTCATCAAAGAGCCGTTTAATTCAAAGATTTAGTGTTTTGAATTATTAAATAACACCTTGTTTGGCGCGCTCGTAATTCATATGTTCGTATGGTACATTTTGTCATCAAGGGAAAATGTTGCATTAAAATGAAAGTATAGATACATTTTCATAAAGAGAATGATTTGTATCGTGCTAAACCTGTGTTTTCTGCTTGATCTATAAACTGATAATAAATAGCCTAGCATGGCTTATGACGGTTATTATTGCTCCTTTTTGCGAGGAAAAAAGTCCCCTTTTAGTGATAAAAGAACCCCTGTAAAAATACTGGTTATTGGTCGTGGAATCGCTTTAGAACCTTCGTGTCCCCTTCTCCCCAAGTCCCTAACGAGTATAACAAACGCCCGTTATATAATTCGTACTATTGCACGTCATGTAACACACATCGTCCAATCAAATTTATCTAGGTGTTACCAGGGAAGactaaattacaataatttaactcttccctggtgttttaaataataaaaaataagtgCACATTGTATTCAAATGATAATTATAGTCTAAAATGCTAATATATCATGGTTACCTAATTGAGATGCAATATTTATTActcatcacattttatttttaactctTTTGTATTTTCATAACACAATTATTTCAAACTCGATCTAAGTACGCGctatgtttttaatttcttgGTGCCATCTTCCCTTGATTAATCGCGTCGTATAATTTTTGTTATCAAAAAAGTCCATTCATTACTACCAAATCACGAATATTGTATATTCAAAGTGCGCAGTGATCGTAAAGAAACCTTTTTAAAACACgttttaaattgatttatcCAATGTTCTTTATCATTCACGATAAATTACTGATTCGTTACTTGATAATAGCATATAAAAAAACGCCGCCGTAGATTTTTATTCGTGATGTATACTAGTTATATCAATTAAGTAGTCACATGTGATGCAGTCAACGTGGTCTTCGATTCCCTATAAAGTTCCGTAATTAAATTCATCCAACCTCGTGCTTGATGGCCCAACAACAGTCTAGGTTTTTCTTAATATTTcttaaagaaaaacattttggcatacatggcgtgtcatacttGAGCTAGAAAAAGATGCATACtagttatattaattaattttcgaTGTAGGTCATTATTAGATTTCAGTGAAGTCTAATTACCATCTTCGTGACTTTCTAATACATTCACCATACTTATCCACATAGccattattgtatataattttacaGGTCGGTGTCCTATCTGTCTTAAGTATTTTAATGTACTCCCGATATTTCCGTTTTTTGATGATGCTTACGTGAAACAGAGAACAAATTTGTATTACAAAATCAGTGTATATGTATGACAAAGCATTTCACTGTTGTGTGATGTAAGGATAcatgatattatttaaaactttaatTGTTTGCCGATTCTCCGTACTGTTTGTAaatcattataatatataatacatattcCGTGACACAAGTGCGCATATATGAATATGCAACAGATACAGTTTTAAGCTTGggtcccactaggacgcaacgcaaggacgtaaacgcaacacaagctaggtgaccaatggcaagcgacaAAATATTTcatcgcctgtgattggtcgaaacccttacgttgcgttacgtcgttgtgttgcgtctctagtgggaaccacgaaTTACATATTAAAGTGTTCCTATGATACAAGCATGACGTGTGAGGTATATAACatagaaataattaataatcagTAATCAGTGATTTGTCTttgaaagaataataaaaatgttataatgtcTAACTGGGCAAATTAATAGGCCTACGGCCTCTAATGATTGTCTGGAATTGGCATAAAAAATAGGTTGATTAATAAAGTATAATTGTTAATGCTAAACACTCGTTTTATACGTGTCTGGTCTACACTTTAGCAGCCGATATAATATACGTAATATGAAATAGTATA from Antedon mediterranea chromosome 5, ecAntMedi1.1, whole genome shotgun sequence carries:
- the LOC140050192 gene encoding guanylate cyclase soluble subunit beta-1-like: MYGFVNHALQLTVLRNYGSEVWEQIKREAAGDVDGDFLLRQVYDDQLSFDLVGAAVKILKVDVNDLLEAFGWMFFRFCQESGYEKILMVLGSNTTDFLQNLDALHDHLASIYPGMRAPSFRCTLRESDGALVLHYYSERPGLESIVIGLVKAISDKLHKADVDVEIIKRKGEDCDHVQLAIIEHHPQEEGKSAKDTGPMEILPEHPLISTEVFCHIFPFHIIFDNDFVILQAGDSMLRLFPFLTSQDCRLTDIFDLIRPHVNFTIQDFLGHFNSMYVLCTKPHLLGNDSAENGDSQSIKFKGQMMEINKSGDILFLCSPSIVNLEELRRKSLYVSDIPVHDATRELVLMSEKFEEEYKLTRTLEIMTDKLQQTYRELEVEKRKTDRLVYSILPPSVANELRHRRPVPAKKYEWVTLMFSGISGFSDFCRQYSHDPLTIVFTLNQIYTSFDTILGRYDNIFKVETVGDKYMAVSGLPEPCSEHARCIANLALDVMEASKSVKVDGKNITITIGIHSGEVVTGVIGHKMPRYCLFGNTVNLTSRTETTGVKGKINVSEPAYKHLISPESFDPTFEFEYRGGVKMKGKTEPMQCWFLTQNKAANGIKDHEQ